In Camelina sativa cultivar DH55 unplaced genomic scaffold, Cs unpScaffold04642, whole genome shotgun sequence, a single window of DNA contains:
- the LOC104774687 gene encoding DDT domain-containing protein DDB_G0282237-like, whose protein sequence is MEKIVIRTNTLGKDRDYNRYWWFRSNGRIFVEDSDSKEWGYYTSKEELDALMGSLNRKGERELSLHIQLEKFYDRI, encoded by the exons ATGGAGAAAATAGTCATACGTACAAACACCTTAGGTAAAGATCGGGATTACAACAGGTACTGGTGGTTCCGAAGCAATGGTAGGATATTTGTTGAGGATTCTGATTCCAAAGAATGGGGCTATTATACCTCCAAGGAAGAG CTCGATGCATTGATGGGATCACTAAACCGTAAAGGAGAGAGGGAACTGTCATTACATATACAGCTAGAGAAATTCTATGACAGAATATG